From a single Carassius auratus strain Wakin chromosome 38, ASM336829v1, whole genome shotgun sequence genomic region:
- the nin gene encoding ninein isoform X1, which yields MDGARDQYEERLKEVFESFDGSGLGSLSPEELTDLCRALQLEENTLNTLLHTLLEDQIPARVDFEQFKDALILVLSSTNTCDPEECLERPDSPEVQPRFVKGSKRYGRRSAPESSHTHTDSHTQPEDEEEKDEDAQESDDRTVPRKRERWNTDISISEEFEAEGQLHLWNPDEPSTPGANALPLCDMEERLHYACHQLSLPINGTATLQQLHTLCQHIGIEVGEDLLQCGDENAIDVQDFISCIINPSKPPTPSASTPYRQLKRLHSTQFDESGRRISCASSSTICLQVFSDLDDGSGYAPAETLLYRWMEEGVDNSSEILQALDFNLEGKVNLSELTVALENELLSTKNSIHQAALVSFKAEIRHLLECVDLERREKERIRFDLDKAEKLKSQLASEVDDHHAAIERNNELNLRKLEQEYKESMTALRSELSKEVELVQQQASQHREELEQEIGKLREDETFLREHLSLTIKENGRLESELIETTEKLVEAENQLNKVQKNLDGVLKEKFGDLDPDCAEFYQQEERLRELRRNYEEQCRELQDRIDELEAQLEEYQTSGHTPSTHPGLSLSDELAGKSPDPGSQERQPVNVSLETEMLLEQHRREIENIRAMVYEEKRSAEEERSHLSLQHQQEVQVLREELAREQERANRLEQDISALKTLHQQELHSLTQDAQDARSRAQQLEAKVQILEEKQTAYEEQIRVQADEMSLIKSKHQEELEASLQEQRERLQEEKNKEEKRLKEQWKEEQKSYEEVLNAQLEEMQRRTEQECVELEKRLREEWECERQDLEENSKEALQAVLEERERRLKEEWERERQELEEISKETLQAVLEEKLERERRLRQQWDEEQASLENKHHALLLQRLQEEREHLRSQQEETENIMREHWGRERAQLEKQHEGALQACLEQERERLQGEREEQEKRWQQVLNEEQSRMVEAHREAMQELSAKHSEERERLSSLLEKLRSDIAEQRRELEKQFSQRLEEVEVRFYGDQEAVSERFQVDVHKLEQHYQSEIAALAQQHAADRAHWEEESEAATKEAEQQRKLLREALDLEREELQKERQSLEVAHAQDIKALTDKNLQLQAELEAFVSAARTKEIELSRQLNELHNHVQDRMEAKDLLLAQAEHKATELEEMLKQAVDDFIQERAELQRSLSAMEGRRGEVISFSENMELIGRLQEGEELLCQELKNERKALLAERDSLALRVVQLEEIVLQLTGTTGEPSAELSQELCIESTVEIPVEPNGDDLEETHKESTIEPYDEFNEETRTESNDEVSPKYVICEESFVNREDEEETEEEMDEVTDPDFGNSQLHRCPEVEVTNGITLNSCADVVSNSSKTEIPDCPKEEEEETKEKLCDPGVDGFEDTQLTEKLNVKSNSTETPRDDTLKMAEEYILNCTESGGNFYAEYDDSYNQESLQHHEPPSKDDIQAEYNGKPVESEIEEIPEDCFSIASLENDIGAFVKEACTQTIVDPEKDKVADLRDVCMQEILDLQESVIMYSKAIECTSSQLQSPKRQDSEKENITPQVSKHFKQIASPVKDVQLAELKVCFEQSIQENLQLIDHNKKLESRVKNLEDKMHIVQDLHKQLVSVLEETAQVRLENSRLKVLVQELDKQDKMLQWDSGSSDTSRNSFHNSQLREKIAAVTELEFFCVEFEKQNSHLRQALADLQGKSLRIHEQMQERRSEVCRLAKENIILRHKISTVREEDLRENQDELQLHHIKQGKRSVQALRRQLSEPHHLGQQLEEENFLLQKNADHVLRHALQEVIRQHDSSANEKNGLCDWGDLGSRTEKELLRSELNRCIEKVKTLDSSLQMVTQQNARLKSDLRIIQQERDALKQKVISLHKQLHTANEKLLEVSVVSASQQQGRRMWAELSGLMEAERASLTEENQQFKRQISEMSSELQSSKEQISHLEALSVKHRGLAKTADQENSALKREMEALQAQLLSTRNKAQLATVLPSSPQQFPGEQRGQHHSNGPDFNMQDQREVALLQMEERMREVEIMLRNLKLLLQEKVSQLKEQLIRNSESDVLIKDLYVENAQLLKALEKTEQRQKVAEKKNFLLEEKISSLNKIVRDLGPSPLAPAPYHFTRS from the exons ATGGATGGAGCGAGGGACCAGTATGAGGAACGACTGAAAGAGGTGTTTGAGAGTTTTGATGGCAGTGGTTTGGGCTCTCTGAGTCCGGAAGAACTGACCGATCTCTGCCGGGCCCTTCAGCTGGAGGAGAACACGCTgaacacactcttacacacactgcTGGAGGACCAGATCCCTGCACGG GTTGATTTTGAACAGTTTAAGGATGCGCTGATCCTTGTGTTATCAAGCACAAACACATGCGATCCAGAAGAATGTCTTGAGCGACCAG ATTCCCCAGAAGTCCAGCCACGCTTCGTAAAGGGCAGTAAGCGCTACGGCCGCCGCTCTGCTCCGGAgtccagtcacacacacactgattcacacacacagcctgaagatgaggaggagaagGATGAAGATGCTCAAGAGAGCGATGACAGGACTGTACCCAGGAAACGTGAG cgcTGGAATACTGACATAAGCATTTCTGAAGAGTTTGAAGCAGAAG GTCAGCTACACCTCTGGAACCCAGATGAACCCAGCACACCAGGTGCCAATGCATTGCCACTCTGTGACATGGAGGAGCGTTTGCATTATGCTTGCCATCAGCTCTCTCTACCTATAAACGGCACGGCCACACTGCAACAGCTACACACACTCTGCCAGCACATAGGCATTGAG GTGGGAGAGGATCTGTTGCAATGTGGTGATGAAAACGCAATAGATGTGCAGGACTTCATCTCATGCATAATAAACCCCAGCAAACCACCCACACCGTCAGCATCTACACCCTACAGACAATTAAAGAGACTCCATTCCACTCAG TTTGATGAGTCGGGTCGAAGGATCTCATGTGCTTCGAGCAGCACAATCTGTCTGCAGGTGTTTTCAGATTTGGATGATGGATCGGGATATGCTCCTGCGGAAACTCTGCTTTACAGGTGGATGGAAGAGGGAGTGGATAATAGCTCGGAGATCTTACAG gCTCTGGATTTTAATCTGGAAGGTAAAGTGAATCTGTCTGAGCTCACCGTTGCGCTAGAGAATGAGCTGCTGAGCACTAAGAACTCAATCCACCAGGCGGCGCTAGTGAGCTTTAAGGCAGAGATCAGACATCTGCT GGAGTGTGTTGACCTGGAAAGGCGTGAGAAGGAGAGGATTCGCTTTGATCTGGACAAAGCAGAGAAACTGAAATCTCAGCTGGCGTCTGAAGTCGATGACCACCATGCTGCCATTGAGCGCAATAATGAACTCAACCTCCG GAAGTTGGAGCAGGAATATAAAGAGAGTATGACTGCTCTGAGATCAGAGCTTAGTAAAGAGGTGGAGCTTGTGCAGCAGCAGGCCAGTCAGCATCGAGAAGAGCTTGAACAGGAAATTGGCAAGTTGAGAGAGGATGAAACCTTCCTACGAGAACATCTATCTCTCACCATTAAA GAAAATGGTCGTCTGGAGTCTGAGCTTATTGAGACCACAGAGAAACTGGTGGAGGCAGAAAACCAGCTGAACAAAGTGCAAAAAAACCTGGACGGTGTTTTGAAAGAGAAG TTTGGTGATTTGGATCCAGACTGCGCAGAGTTTTATCAGCAGGAGGAGCGTTTGAGAGAGCTGCGCAGGAACTACGAGGAGCAGTGCAGG GAGTTGCAGGATCGTATAGATGAGCTGGAAGCTCAGCTGGAGGAATATCAGACTTCAGGCCACACCCCCTCAACACATCCCGGACTGAGTCTGTCTGATGAACTGGCCGGCAAGAGTCCAGATCCAG GTTCTCAGGAGCGGCAGCCGGTAAACGTGAGTCTAGAGACCGAAATGTTACTGGAACAGCACCGGCGAGAGATAGAAAACATCAGAGCAATg GTTTACGAAGAAAAACGCAGTGCAGAGGAAGAGAGGAGTCATCTCTCCCTGCAGCACCAACAGGAGGTGCAGGTTTTGAGGGAGGAGCTGGCAAGAGAACAAGAGAGAGCCAACAGATTGGAGCAGGACATTTCTGCCCTCAAAACTCTCCACCAGCAGGAGCTTCACTCTCTCACGCAGGATGCACAGGATGCCAGAAGCCGTGCACAACAGCTGGAAGCAAAGGTGCAAATTCTGGAGGAAAAACAGACTGCCTATGAGGAGCAGATCAGAGTGCAAGCTGATGAGATGAGTCTGATCAAATCCAAGCACCAGGAGGAGCTGGAGGCCAGTCTgcaggagcagagagagagactgcaaGAGGAGAAGAACAAGGAGGAGAAGAGGCTTAAGGAGCAGTGGAAAGAAGAGCAAAAGAGCTATGAGGAGGTGCTAAATGCTCAGCTTGAGGAGATGCAGCGTAGAACAGAACAGGAGTGTGTTGAGCTGGAAAAGAGGCTCCGGGAGGAGTGGGAGTGTGAGAGGCAGGATTTAGAGGAGAACAGTAAGGAGGCATTGCAAGCTGTGCTGGAGGAGAGGGAGCGGAGGCTCAAGGAGGAATGGGAGCGTGAGAGGCAGGAGCTAGAGGAGATCAGTAAGGAGACACTGCAGGCTGTGCTGGAGGAGAAGCTGGAGAGGGAGAGGAGGCTCAGGCAACAGTGGGATGAGGAGCAGGCTTCCTTAGAGAACAAACATCACGCTCTGCTCCTACAGCGTTTGCAGGAGGAAAGGGAACACCTGCGCTCACAGCAGGAGGAGACCGAGAACATTATGAGGGAGCATTGGGGGAGAGAGAGGGCTCAGCTGGAAAAACAGCATGAGGGGGCACTTCAGGCGTGTttggagcaggagagagagagactgcaaggagagagagaggagcaggagaagagGTGGCAGCAGGTGCTTAATGAGGAGCAGAGCCGGATGGTGGAGGCGCACAGGGAGGCCATGCAGGAGCTGAGTGCCAAACACAGCGAGGAGAGAGAAAGACTCAGCAGCCTCTTGGAGAAACTACGCTCCGATATTGCAGAACAGAG GAGAGAGCTGGAGAAGCAATTCTCTCAGCGACTTGAAGAAGTGGAAGTTCGCTTCTATGGTGACCAAGAGGCAGTGTCTGAGCGTTTTCAGGTGGATGTACATAAACTCGAGCAACATTACCAAAGTGAGATTGCAGCACTTGCCCAACAGCATGCTGCAGATCGCGCCCACTGGGAGGAGGAGTCAGAGGCAGCCACCAAGGAGGCGGAGCAACAGCGGAAGCTTTTGAGGGAGGCGCTGGACCTTGAGAGGGAGGAGCTCCAAAAGGAGCGTCAAAGCCTTGAAGTTGCACATGCACAAGATATTAAAGCTCTGACAGACAAGAACCTACAGCTTCAGGCCGAGCTGGAGGCTTTTGTCAGTGCTGCTCGAACCAAAGAAATTGAGCTGAGCCGCCAACTCAATGAGCTGCACAACCATGTGCAGGATAGGATGGAGGCCAAAGACCTGCTGCTGGCACAAGCAGAGCACAAAGCCACTGAGCTGGAAGAGATGCTGAAGCAGGCCGTAGATGACTTCATCCAGGAGCGAGCAGAGCTACAAAGGAGTCTGTCTGCTATGGAGGGCAGGCGAGGGGAAGTCATTTCATTTTCTGAGAACATGGAGCTGATAGGAAGACTCCAGGAAGGTGAGGAGCTCCTCTGTCAGGAATTAAAGAATGAGAGAAAGGCTCTGCTTGCAGAAAGAGATTCACTGGCATTGAGAGTGGTGCAGTTGGAGGAAATTGTGTTGCAGTTGACCGGAACCACTGGAGAGCCTTCTGCAGAACTTTCTCAGGAACTTTGCATAGAGTCCACCGTAGAAATCCCTGTAGAACCCAATGGAGATGACCTTGAAGAAACTCATAAAGAATCCACAATAGAGCCCTATGATGAATTCAATGAAGAAACCAGGACAGAATCTAATGATGAAGTCAGTCCAAAGTATGTCATATGTGAGGAGTCTTTTGTAAACCGAGAAGATGAAGAGGaaacagaagaagaaatggaTGAAGTTACTGACCCAGACTTTGGTAATTCACAGCTACACAGATGCCCTGAGGTTGAAGTTACAAATGGTATAACTTTAAACTCTTGTGCTGATGTAGTATCTAACAGTAGTAAGACAGAAATCCCTGATTGTCctaaagaagaggaggaggagactAAGGAGAAACTCTGTGATCCTGGAGTGGATGGTTTTGAAGATACACAACTGACTGAAAAGCTGAATGTTAAGAGCAATAGCACAGAGACTCCGAGAGATGACACTTTGAAGATGGCAGAGGAGTATATTTTGAATTGCACAGAAAGCGGAGGTAATTTCTATGCAGAATATGATGATTCCTATAACCAAGAGAGCTTGCAACACCATGAACCTCCAAGCAAAGATGACATCCAGGCTGAATACAATGGCAAACCAGTTGAATCTGAGATTGAAGAAATTCCAGAGGATTGTTTCAGCATTGCAAGTCTTGAAAATGATATCGGGGCTTTTGTAAAGGAAGCTTGTACCCAAACTATAGTTGATCCAGAGAAGGATAAAGTTGCTGATCTGAGAGATGTGTGCATGCAGGAGATCCTGGACCTTCAAGAATCAGTAATAATGTATAGCAAAGCTATAGAATGCACTAGCTCTCAGTTGCAGAGCCCTAAACGGCAGGATTCAGAGAAAGAGAATATCACACCTCAAGTATCAAAGCACTTTAAGCAAATAGCGTCCCCAGTCAAAGATGTGCAACTTGCTGAGCTAAAGGTCTGCTTTGAACAGAGCATCCAAGAGAACTTGCAGCTTATTGACCACAACAAAAAACTAGAGAGTAGAGTCAAGAATCTGGAGGACAAGATGCACATAGTCCAGGACCTCCACAAACAGCTGGTGTCGGTGCTGGAAGAGACCGCACAAGTCCGACTGGAGAATTCCAGACTGAAGGTTCTGGTCCAGGAACTTGATAAGCAGGATAAGATGCTGCAGTGGGACTCTGGCTCTTCTGATACTTCACGTAACTCATTCCACAACTCCCAGCTGAGGGAGAAGATTGCTGCAGTGACAGAGCTTGAATTCTTCTGCGTGGAGTTTGAGAAACAGAACTCGCATCTACGCCAAGCACTTGCTGATCTGCAGGGCAAATCTCTTAGGatccatgaacaaatgcaagaGAGGAG GAGTGAAGTTTGTCGTCTGGCTAAAGAGAACATTATTCTGAGGCACAAGATCTCGACAGTAAGGGAGGAGGACTTGAGAGAGAACCAGGATGAACTGCA ATTACATCACATCAAGCAAGGAAAGAGATCTGTACAAGCTCTTAGGAGACAG CTCTCTGAGCCTCACCATCTAGGACAACAGCTAGAAGAGGAGAATTTCTTATTACAGAAGAATGCAGATCATGTACTTCGACATGCACTCCAGGAAGTGATACGTCAACATGACAGCTCAGCCAATGAGAAGAATGGG TTGTGTGATTGGGGGGATTTGGGTTCCAGAACAGAAAAGGAATTGCTTAGATCAGAACTCAATCGGTGCATAGAAAAG GTTAAGACACTGGATTCATCTTTACAGATGGTCACTCAGCAGAATGCTCGTCTTAAATCTGACTTACGCATCATACAGCAAGAGAGAGATGCTCTCAAACAGAAAGTGATTTCTTTGCACAAACAATTGCACACTGCCAATGAGAAG TTGTTGGAGGTTTCCGTTGTGTCTGCTAGTCAGCAACAGGGGAGGCGAATGTGGGCGGAGCTTTCCGGGCTAATGGAGGCGGAGCGTGCCTCACTTACAGAGGAGAACCAGCAATTTAAGAGACAGATAAGTGAAATGAGCTCAGAGCTGCAGTCGTCAAAGGAGCAG ATCAGCCATCTGGAAGCATTAAGTGTGAAACACAGAGGACTTGCAAAAACTGCAGATCAAGAAAATTCAGCCTTGAAACGTGAAATGGAGGCTTTGCAAGCTCAGCTACTGTCGACACGGAACAAG GCTCAGCTGGCTACAGTCTTGCCTTCGTCTCCTCAACAGTTTCCAGGGGAACAGAGAGGACAGCACCATAGCAATGGTCCAGACTTCAACATGCAG GATCAGCGGGAGGTTGCACTGTTACAGATggaagagagaatgagagaagtGGAGATCATGCTCAGAAACCTCAAACTGCTGCTACAGGAGAAAGTATCTCAGCTGAAAGAGCAG TTGATCAGGAACAGTGAATCGGATGTGCTGATCAAAGACCTCTACGTGGAGAATGCTCAACTGCTCAAAGCCCTGGAGAAGACTGAACAGCGTCAGAAAGTAGCAGAAAAGAAAAACTTCCTCCTGGAGGAGAAAATTTCCAGCCTCAACAAGATTGTCCGTGACCTCGGCCCTTCCCCACTGGCTCCTGCGCCCTACCACTTCACACGCTcctga